The genomic interval ACGTGCGGAGCGTCCGGGTCCTTCATTTCTGAGAAAATTGCGCGCCGTTGCCAACCCTGCCGCGTGCTAGATTGAAGCGAGATGACCTCCAACGACCAAGTCCTGTTGCCTGCGGGGCTGGCAGACCTGCTGCCGCCAGACGCGGAACGAGAGGAAGCCGCATCGCGCGCCTTGGTCGATGTCTTCCGCAGTCACGGTTACGAATCGGTGCGCCCGCCACTGCTGGAGTTTGAAGACACACTGACCGCCGGCCTAGGCGCCGCGGGCGCGGGGTCCACGTTTCGCCTGATGGATCCGCATTCGCAGCGGATGTTGGGAGTCCGGGCTGACATCACGCCGCAGGTCGCCCGTATCGCTACCACCAGACTGGCCTCGGCCGATCGCCCGCTCCGGCTCTGCTACGCCGGGGATGTGCTGCGGGTCAACGCGAGCGCCAATGGCGGGGAACGCCAGGTCCGACAGATCGGCGCCGAACTGATCGGCTGCCCCGGCGCCGAGGCGGACGTTGAGATCCTGCTCCTGACGATCGAAGCGCTGGGGACGCTGGGTGTCGAGTACTTCACGATCGACCTGACGAGCCCGAACCTGGTTCCGGCGGTCATGGAGTCGTTCGCGCTCAGCCCCGCCTTGCAGGCGGAAATCCGGGACGCGCTCCGCCGAAAGAATGCCTCCGCGCTCGAGGGCCTGTCGGGAGATGCGCCACGGATCCTTGCGGAGTTGGCCGCCGCAGCCGGTCCGGTCGAGGAGTCGGAGAACCGGCTTCGATCGATTGAGCTGCCGGCGGAGGCAGCTGCGGTCCGCGATCGCACGCTTGAGGTCTTGGGACGGTTGCGCACCCATGCGGCCGGGGTCGCGCTCACGCTGGACCCGGTCGAGAATCGGGGATTCGGCTATTACGCAGGCGTCGGGTTCGCAGTGTTTGCGCCGGGCGCCCGCCGGGAAATCGCGTTCGGCGGCCGCTACCGAATCAGCGCGGATGAAACGGCGTTCGGCGTCTCGTTCTTCACCGATGCGCTGCTCAGGGTGGCGTCGGATTCCGCATCGCTACGCAAGGTGCTCGTGCCCCGCGGACAGGATCCGGAAACCGCCGCTGCGCTGCGCCGTGACGGCTGGATTGCCATCGTGGATCTCCTGGGACCGGGTGATGCCGAGGCGGCACGGAGAGCCCGGTGCAGCCACGTGCTGCAAGACGGCACGCCAGTCCCGCTGGTGCCGGACAACCACTGATGGCGAACGTCACCGTCGTAGGTGCACAGTGGGGTGACGAAGGCAAGGGCAAGATCGTCGACTGGCTGTCCCACCGGGCCGACGTGGTCGTCCGGTTTCAGGGCGGTCACAATGCCGGTCACACCTTGGTGGTGGACGGCAGGACCTACAAGCTGAGCCTGCTGCCTTCAGGCGTCGTGCGGGGCAAGCTCTCCATCATCGGTGACGGGGTGGTGATCAATCCCTGGGCGCTTTGCGACGAGATCGCGACCGTCCGGGACCAGGGATTGCACATCACGCCGGACGTGTTGCGCGTGGCGGAGGGCGCGAGCCTGATCCTGCCCTACCACTGGGAACTGGATCGCTTTCGGGAGGACGATGCGTCGGACCGTGCGATCGGCACGACCCGACGCGGTATCGGTCCCGCATACGAAGACCGGGTGGGGCGGCGCGCGGTCCGCGTGTGCGACCTGTACGACCGGCCGGGCCTGCATCGCCGGGTCGAGACCGCGCTCGACTACCACAACACGTTGCGCCGCGGTCTCGGTCGGACGCTTCTCGACAGGAGTGAATTGCTTGAATCGTTGACGGATGTCGCAGATGTGCTGCGTCCGTTTGTCACGAACACGGCAGCGTTGCTGGACCAGGCCCGCAGGAACCGTCAGACAGTCCTGTTCGAAGGGGCGCAAGGAATCATGCTGGACGTGCATCATGGGACGTACCCATATGTCACTTCGTCCAACACCGTTCCGGGACAGGCCGCTGGCGGGGCTGGCACCGGCCCCGCGAGCGTGGGCTACGTGCTTGGAATCACGAAGGCATACACTACCCGGGTCGGGGCGGGGCCGTTTCCGACGGAGCAGGCAAACGACATCGGTCGAACCCTGGGACAACGAGGGCACGAATTCGGGACTGTCACGGGCCGACAGCGCCGCTGCGGCTGGTTTGACTCGGTCATGGTACGGCAGGCGGTGCGGGTGGCCGGCATCGACGGCATTGCCCTGACCAAGCTCGACGTGCTTGACGGGTTTGAGACGCTCCGCGTCTGCGTCCGCTACCGGGCCGGGAACGAAACCTTCGACTATTTCCCGCCCGGGGAGACGGCGCGCGCATCCGTCGAGCCGGAGTACGAGGAACTCGAGGGCTGGTCAGACAGCACGCGTGGGGCCCGTTCGTGGGCGGACCTACCGGCGACGGCTGTCAAGTACATCCGCCGAATCGAGGAATTGATCGGGGTGCCGGTCGCATTGCTGTCCACCAGTCCCGAGCGCGAGGACACGATACTGGTCCGCGATCCGTTCGCCGAGTGATGCGGGCGTCTGGCGGGCTGCTGTTGCTCAGCCGGTCGCATTGCCGGACGGCTCGCCAGCGTGATGAGCGCAAGACTGCCACCGACAACGTTTGACCGCGGAGGAAACGTAACAATGGATCTGGATCTACAAGGGCGGACAGCGCTCGTTACAGGTTCCACCCGGGGAATCGGGTTTGCCACGGTGTTGGGGCTTGCCCGTATGGGAGCCCGCGTCGTCCTGCACGGGCGCACCGAGGAATCGGTGGCCAAGGGACTTCAGCGCTTTCAGGATGCACTCGGTACGGCTGGCGAGGGCGTGGCTGGTGACCTCGGCAACGTCGAGGGCTGTTCCAGCGTGTTCGCGGCAGTTCCGGAAGCCGACATACTCGTCAACAACATGGGCATTTACGAGATGCGTCCGTTTGACGAGATCGACGATGCCACGTGGCTTGACTACTTCCAGATCAACGTGATGAGCGGGGTCCGGTTGGCGCGCCACTATCTTCCCGCCATGCGTCGAAAGGATTGGGGCCGCGTGGTGTTCATCTCGAGCGAGTCCGGGGTGTTCATTCCGCCTGAGATGATTCATTACGGCTTCACGAAGGCGGCCCAGCTGGCCATCGGACGCGGTCTTGCCGAGACCACGGTAGGGACGGGAGTGACCGTCAACTCAGTGCTCCCTGGTCCGACCTGGGTCGAGACCCAGGAGGAGCGCCTTGGAAAGCGGGCAAAGGACGAGAACCGCACCATTGAGGATCTGCAGGGCGACACCTTTCGGCTGCGGCGCACGTCGTCGCTGCTGCAGCGCTACGCAACCGTCGACGAAGTGGCGAACCTGATCTGCTACGTCTGCAGCAAGGCTTCGTCGGCGACAAACGGCGCGTCCCTGCGCGTCGACGGTGGGGTCGTGCGGACGTATATCTGAGAGACGGACTGTCTGTTCAATCCGCCGCCCCCGGGTCGCCTGCGCCGCAGGACCCACGTTGCACGGACCGGGTACCCCGACGCGCGCTGCAGGGCATCTTCGTCGTTTCAGCCTGGGAAGGCTCGGCTGCCGCCACAGGACCTGCCCGTGCTGGAGACCCCGGGGAGCCGGAGCGGGCTCCCCACGGCGGTATCAGCCTGCCCCGGGCAGCGGCTTCCGAACGTCGTTGGGTCGGTCGTTCCCGGTGCCCAACCCCATCCGACCGCGTGCGTCTGGCCTGCCGGACGGCCAATCCGCCTGAAGCCGGCTAGAAGCTGTACCGCATCGAAACGACGGCTTCGGTTTCTTCCACCTGCAGGAACGTCGCGCCATCCACGGTGACATCGGCTTGCCTGTGATTCAGACCCAGGTTTGCAGAAAGACCACGGGCAAGGTCGTACTGAATTCCCAGCGCGGCTGACTGCTCATCCTGTCCCTCGATGCGTCCGAAGTGTGCGCCTATGGAAAACCCAACCACGCCTGCCTTGGTACGTACGCCTGCCGACACGAACCTGCGGTCAGCCTTCCGGCCGGATGACGCCAGGCGTTCGAGACCGACGCCGGCATCAAGAGTGGTGCTGCCATAGATCATCTCGACGACCACTGCCGCGGCCCGGGTATCGAATCGTTCCAAGGCAGTGTGATAGACGCCGTCTGTGGCGCGGAAGGTAATTCGGTAGTCGCGATTGCCGGCCGGCCGCTGGAACATGGCGCCGGTATCCAGATTCCCGTCTCCGTCCGCCACGGCGCTCAACACCCAGGGGCCGAACCGGCCCAGGTAGGCTCCTCCGAACTCATCGAGCTGGCCCATGACGTCGTCGAAGGCCAGGACACCGTTGCCGACGCCGCGATGCCGTCGAGTCTGTTCGCGAACGATCCCCGAGACATCACCACCCAGTATCGTTCCCCACGCACTCCCGACGGAAACCGCGCCGTTACCGATGGTTCGTTCGTCGGAACGGAACCCGGCGGTGCCCTCCGTCGCATACTGGCCGAAGTAGGTCAGCGAAACCCGCCAGCTGTTCGACAACTGCGTCAGGATTGCCAATTGGGCGTTGCCGATCAGGCCAGTATCGGAAGTGCCGTCGTGCTCTGCGCCATCGGAAAGCGAGGCATCGAGAAGTCCGGTCAACACCAGGGTGACGTCGCCGACTTCGGTCGCGAGCGGCTCCTCTAGGGACGACAGGTTCTCGTAGTTGAGGGAAACATCTTGGGCATCCGCAGACTCGCATGCCGCGGCAAGGATGATCGAGGCGATGCCAAGACCAAGAAAAGGTCGGTGCAGGGATTGCAACGCCATTGCCCTAGACCTTGTCCGGAAAGGTGGTGTGGAAGGCCTGCCGGGCAATCGCGCGGCCGGCGTTCATGGCGGCAGTGTGGTCCATCTCCCAGTGCACGCCGCCGTAGAGCCTGCTCATCCCGTTCTCTTCCGCCATGTGAGACAGACTGGTCCATCGCCGCGTGACGCCGTTCAACTGCGGCCACAGGACCGCGTCCGGCGACTGACCGGAAAACACAACATCATCTCGGCCGTAGACCAACGCGATCAGTTCAGCGGCAGCGGCACCGAACGTGGAATGACCCGATGTGTAGGACGGAAAC from Rhodospirillales bacterium carries:
- a CDS encoding ATP phosphoribosyltransferase regulatory subunit; this encodes MTSNDQVLLPAGLADLLPPDAEREEAASRALVDVFRSHGYESVRPPLLEFEDTLTAGLGAAGAGSTFRLMDPHSQRMLGVRADITPQVARIATTRLASADRPLRLCYAGDVLRVNASANGGERQVRQIGAELIGCPGAEADVEILLLTIEALGTLGVEYFTIDLTSPNLVPAVMESFALSPALQAEIRDALRRKNASALEGLSGDAPRILAELAAAAGPVEESENRLRSIELPAEAAAVRDRTLEVLGRLRTHAAGVALTLDPVENRGFGYYAGVGFAVFAPGARREIAFGGRYRISADETAFGVSFFTDALLRVASDSASLRKVLVPRGQDPETAAALRRDGWIAIVDLLGPGDAEAARRARCSHVLQDGTPVPLVPDNH
- a CDS encoding SDR family NAD(P)-dependent oxidoreductase, which produces MDLDLQGRTALVTGSTRGIGFATVLGLARMGARVVLHGRTEESVAKGLQRFQDALGTAGEGVAGDLGNVEGCSSVFAAVPEADILVNNMGIYEMRPFDEIDDATWLDYFQINVMSGVRLARHYLPAMRRKDWGRVVFISSESGVFIPPEMIHYGFTKAAQLAIGRGLAETTVGTGVTVNSVLPGPTWVETQEERLGKRAKDENRTIEDLQGDTFRLRRTSSLLQRYATVDEVANLICYVCSKASSATNGASLRVDGGVVRTYI
- a CDS encoding adenylosuccinate synthase; amino-acid sequence: MANVTVVGAQWGDEGKGKIVDWLSHRADVVVRFQGGHNAGHTLVVDGRTYKLSLLPSGVVRGKLSIIGDGVVINPWALCDEIATVRDQGLHITPDVLRVAEGASLILPYHWELDRFREDDASDRAIGTTRRGIGPAYEDRVGRRAVRVCDLYDRPGLHRRVETALDYHNTLRRGLGRTLLDRSELLESLTDVADVLRPFVTNTAALLDQARRNRQTVLFEGAQGIMLDVHHGTYPYVTSSNTVPGQAAGGAGTGPASVGYVLGITKAYTTRVGAGPFPTEQANDIGRTLGQRGHEFGTVTGRQRRCGWFDSVMVRQAVRVAGIDGIALTKLDVLDGFETLRVCVRYRAGNETFDYFPPGETARASVEPEYEELEGWSDSTRGARSWADLPATAVKYIRRIEELIGVPVALLSTSPEREDTILVRDPFAE